In the genome of Enterococcus hirae ATCC 9790, one region contains:
- the gor gene encoding glutathione-disulfide reductase has protein sequence MKTYDYIVIGGGSGGIASANRAGMHGAKVLLIEGNELGGTCVNVGCVPKKVMWQASTILETMERDASSYGIQADVKKVDFRELVEKREKYIDFLHGAYQRGLDSNQVDAIKGYATFIDSQTVEVNGETYQATKILIATGGKPSKMTIPGGEYAIDSNGFFEMTELPKRTIVLGAGYIAAELSGVLHGLGSEVMWAYRKERPLRTFDKMLSDNLVEMYQEAGIKTYAGHIAKEIIKNDNEYTVVFENGERLSGDCVLFAGGRVPNTDQLGLENTQVKLDERGFIKVDKYQNTTDPHIFAVGDVIGKIDLTPVAIAAGRRLSERLFNGKENSYLDYHLVPTVVFTHPPIATIGVTEDEALATYGSDQIKVYRSRFTPMYFALNDYRQKCEMKLICVGEEEKIIGLHAIGIGVDEMLQGFAVAIKMGATKADFDDTVAIHPTGAEEFVTMR, from the coding sequence ATGAAAACGTATGATTATATAGTTATCGGTGGTGGTTCTGGAGGGATCGCCTCTGCGAATCGTGCCGGAATGCACGGTGCAAAAGTTTTATTAATTGAAGGAAATGAACTTGGTGGGACTTGTGTGAATGTTGGTTGTGTACCCAAAAAGGTAATGTGGCAAGCCAGCACGATCCTAGAAACAATGGAACGAGATGCTTCAAGTTATGGGATCCAAGCAGATGTAAAAAAAGTAGATTTTAGAGAGTTAGTTGAAAAGCGTGAGAAATATATTGACTTTTTACATGGTGCGTATCAACGTGGCTTGGATAGTAATCAAGTGGATGCAATTAAAGGATATGCTACCTTTATAGACAGTCAAACCGTGGAAGTAAATGGGGAAACCTATCAAGCAACAAAAATTCTGATTGCAACTGGTGGTAAGCCTAGCAAAATGACGATCCCTGGTGGCGAATATGCAATTGATTCAAATGGCTTCTTTGAGATGACAGAATTGCCAAAACGGACAATTGTTTTAGGAGCAGGTTATATTGCCGCAGAACTTTCTGGTGTTTTACACGGGCTAGGTAGTGAGGTAATGTGGGCGTATCGAAAAGAACGTCCATTACGAACTTTTGATAAAATGCTATCTGATAACTTAGTTGAGATGTATCAAGAAGCTGGGATCAAAACTTACGCTGGACATATAGCTAAAGAAATCATCAAAAACGACAATGAGTATACAGTTGTATTTGAAAATGGTGAACGACTCTCTGGTGATTGTGTATTGTTCGCAGGTGGTCGAGTGCCTAATACCGATCAATTAGGATTAGAAAATACCCAAGTAAAATTAGATGAACGTGGTTTTATAAAAGTTGATAAATATCAAAATACCACAGATCCACATATTTTTGCGGTGGGAGATGTGATCGGTAAAATTGATTTGACACCAGTGGCAATTGCTGCAGGTCGACGTTTATCTGAACGGCTATTCAATGGGAAAGAAAATTCTTATCTAGACTATCACTTAGTACCAACAGTTGTATTTACCCATCCACCGATTGCAACGATCGGTGTAACAGAAGATGAAGCATTGGCTACCTATGGAAGTGATCAGATCAAAGTTTATCGTTCACGATTTACACCTATGTATTTTGCATTGAATGACTATCGACAAAAATGTGAGATGAAATTGATTTGCGTAGGAGAAGAAGAAAAAATCATTGGCTTACATGCAATTGGTATTGGTGTCGATGAAATGTTACAAGGCTTTGCTGTTGCAATTAAAATGGGCGCGACAAAAGCAGATTTTGATGATACGGTCGCTATCCATCCAACTGGTGCAGAAGAGTTTGTTACTATGCGATAG
- a CDS encoding helix-turn-helix domain-containing protein, whose translation MTLFFFNHTYSPVVVKIDQYQIITLKMPNDMNLEDLIKKILNHSTNVQILKTIFINEPVLSKLAETLFLSETSIRRIIFKINEYFSERNWPIMIKVAYQLQITGDESFIRHFFCSMFREIYTPQQLPHFDYIFDLLQRYHNKNHTFSSVSTYKLILNSYYFYTSIIRIGQRHIIDYPLKKETESERLFFDLLTKSTVLCSIIEKKYNFSITKSNVHNLLSSYSHLYFFNSKNDELMEQKKLQNLVHSFYRYMGIDITLSPNDIQRLNDFIHFNERLQSFKTTYIDLLSQTFIKESEKLLSAYENSIEQAGLTEIKENQLLYEELFLELITLSPQLLSTLLPYKKHLSIVIVSYQEERILSFYKQLLLKKFPSLYKIDMYQENIFSVDYVKINQYDLILTDIELNQTKISTNMLKISKILTSAFWSNLKELLYA comes from the coding sequence GTGACATTGTTTTTTTTTAACCACACCTATTCACCTGTTGTCGTTAAAATTGATCAGTATCAAATCATAACATTAAAAATGCCTAATGATATGAATCTGGAAGACTTAATCAAAAAAATACTAAATCATTCTACGAACGTTCAAATCTTAAAAACGATTTTTATTAATGAACCTGTTTTGTCAAAACTCGCTGAAACATTATTTTTAAGTGAAACCAGTATTCGGCGAATTATTTTTAAAATCAATGAATATTTTTCTGAAAGAAACTGGCCAATCATGATCAAAGTTGCTTATCAGTTACAAATTACAGGTGACGAAAGTTTTATACGGCATTTTTTTTGTAGCATGTTTCGTGAAATTTATACCCCGCAGCAACTACCACATTTTGACTATATATTTGACTTGTTACAACGTTATCATAATAAAAACCATACGTTTTCTTCAGTAAGTACATATAAGTTAATTTTAAATAGTTACTATTTTTATACGTCCATTATTCGTATCGGACAACGACACATAATTGATTACCCTTTAAAAAAAGAAACCGAAAGTGAACGATTATTTTTTGACTTATTGACAAAAAGTACCGTTCTTTGTTCGATCATTGAAAAGAAATATAATTTTAGTATTACAAAGTCAAATGTCCATAACCTATTAAGTTCATATAGTCATTTATATTTTTTTAATTCAAAAAATGATGAATTAATGGAGCAAAAGAAATTACAAAATTTAGTTCATAGTTTTTATCGTTATATGGGCATAGATATTACCTTATCTCCTAACGACATACAAAGACTAAATGACTTTATCCATTTTAATGAACGATTGCAATCCTTTAAGACGACATACATAGATCTTTTATCACAAACATTTATCAAAGAATCAGAAAAACTATTATCAGCTTATGAAAATTCAATCGAACAAGCCGGTTTGACTGAAATCAAAGAAAACCAATTACTTTATGAAGAATTATTTTTAGAACTGATTACATTATCTCCACAATTATTATCAACACTCCTTCCTTATAAAAAACATTTATCCATCGTCATTGTTTCTTATCAGGAAGAACGGATTTTGTCTTTCTATAAACAACTGCTGTTAAAAAAATTTCCGTCGTTATATAAAATTGATATGTATCAAGAAAATATTTTCTCTGTTGATTATGTGAAAATCAATCAATATGACCTAATTTTAACTGATATCGAGCTAAATCAAACAAAGATCTCGACTAATATGTTAAAAATATCAAAAATTCTCACTTCTGCTTTTTGGAGCAACCTAAAAGAACTTCTTTATGCATAA
- a CDS encoding helix-turn-helix domain-containing protein, giving the protein MGLLEKQLERQVTLLYLLNTRSSNLNKLARKLTITDKTLIADIEHFNDSYFPVHIEVNNHKEVSLTIPNNVNLDDIFVKILNNSINVKILKYIVIYEPTLTEISQSLFLSKTSIRRIVSKINNYFYTETINIQIDLQAKLMVVGNETEIRRLFACMFKEMYRIQEFAYFDSIYQLIRRCLKAQNKTASAPKIIYSVYYIFLSIIRIGHKHFVPEDELENKEMVVTELLTVIQKDTVFTTLMSQKYKFNVTRNNVANVLSSYFGLLFTTDTNRQTIMPKKIETFLTHFYYLLNIEGSVSKRTIDYLSDFINFYKELMIFKVSYADIFYQKVMQNNPKIWQAYHHSLEVAELSFIEKSELLHKDLFLELLISSNQLVHMIEPQVKEKSILVLSTQEIGVALLYKNIILNKYPFFKQIDIYEQDVFSIDYQVLNQYDLILTDLSLNFERINADILKISKVPTPIFWSNFEACLYSS; this is encoded by the coding sequence ATGGGGTTACTTGAAAAGCAATTAGAAAGGCAAGTTACCTTACTTTATTTGTTAAATACTAGGTCTTCCAATCTTAACAAACTAGCAAGGAAGCTGACAATTACCGATAAAACACTAATTGCTGATATTGAACACTTCAATGATTCCTATTTTCCTGTTCATATTGAGGTAAATAATCACAAAGAAGTGAGTTTGACGATACCGAACAATGTCAATTTAGATGATATTTTTGTAAAAATACTGAATAATTCAATTAATGTCAAAATACTAAAATACATAGTCATATACGAACCAACACTAACTGAAATTTCTCAATCTTTATTTTTGAGTAAAACAAGTATTCGCAGGATTGTGTCAAAAATAAACAATTATTTTTATACAGAGACCATAAATATTCAGATCGATTTACAAGCAAAATTAATGGTAGTTGGCAATGAAACGGAAATTAGACGTTTATTTGCATGCATGTTTAAAGAGATGTATCGAATACAAGAGTTTGCTTATTTTGATTCTATCTATCAATTAATACGTAGGTGTCTCAAAGCACAAAATAAAACGGCTAGTGCTCCTAAAATTATTTATTCGGTGTATTACATTTTTCTTTCGATCATTCGTATAGGTCACAAACACTTTGTACCGGAAGATGAGTTGGAGAATAAAGAAATGGTTGTCACTGAGCTTTTAACAGTAATTCAAAAAGATACGGTCTTTACAACGTTGATGAGTCAAAAATATAAGTTTAATGTAACTAGAAATAATGTAGCAAATGTCTTAAGTTCCTATTTCGGCTTGCTCTTTACAACAGATACTAATCGCCAGACAATCATGCCTAAGAAAATTGAAACTTTTCTTACTCATTTTTATTATTTACTTAATATTGAAGGATCGGTCAGTAAAAGAACCATCGACTACTTATCTGACTTTATCAATTTTTATAAAGAATTAATGATCTTTAAAGTCAGTTATGCGGATATATTTTATCAAAAAGTGATGCAAAACAATCCTAAGATTTGGCAAGCGTATCATCATTCGCTAGAGGTTGCAGAACTGAGCTTTATTGAAAAAAGTGAATTATTACATAAAGACTTATTTTTGGAATTACTTATTTCTTCCAATCAATTAGTACATATGATCGAACCACAAGTGAAAGAAAAGTCGATTCTGGTTTTAAGTACACAGGAAATTGGTGTCGCTTTACTTTATAAAAATATTATTTTAAACAAGTATCCTTTTTTTAAGCAGATTGATATTTATGAACAAGATGTCTTTTCAATTGATTACCAGGTGTTGAATCAATATGACTTGATACTAACAGATCTCTCCCTGAATTTTGAACGAATCAATGCGGATATTTTAAAAATTTCAAAAGTGCCAACGCCAATTTTTTGGTCGAATTTTGAGGCGTGTTTATATTCTTCCTAA
- a CDS encoding VirD4-like conjugal transfer protein, CD1115 family, protein MNKHLRKSQYVLWVVHVVVVSTLMYIGNRTFFLFTIDQNTTVTFVEKIARSFLHAVDEIASFSFQFSFNVKSLLGGFAFVLSYGLLVLYKTFDEKKVRPNEEYGSAKWGKFRDIKPFLAKKKSFNIILTKTESLSLSGRMKITGKDNFNRNKNVVVVGGAGSGKTRFYVKPNLMQMHSSYVVSDSKGLLLMETGKMFEEAGYNIKVFDLINRRDTHHYNPFKYIRTEDDILKIVNNLIKNTSNPDKKGGDDFWEKAETALLMAIFSYLIQEVVEEDRTLGNVIELVRLADIDENVPGFVSPLDVLFNELEEKDPTNFAVAQYKIFKLSGDKTTKSILVSLGVRLSPFDIPSIKDLVSKDTLELDTIGDRKTILYILLPDTDTSFNFLASMMYQQLFDMLVYKADNIYKGRLPCHVRCILDEFANIGQIPDFEKVISVIRSREISTNVILQNISQLKTLYKDTWETIIGTSDVFLYLGGMEQSTHEYISKLLGKETIEQRNISVTKGSNGSFNESFQKLGRNLMDPDEVASLKGQQCILKIRGANPFLSEKYDIVKHKNYKKLGDVTDSYMYERNLSTPSTT, encoded by the coding sequence ATGAACAAACACTTGAGAAAGTCTCAATATGTTTTATGGGTAGTCCACGTAGTTGTGGTGAGTACATTAATGTATATAGGGAATCGTACATTTTTTTTATTTACGATTGATCAAAATACAACCGTAACATTTGTGGAAAAAATAGCTAGATCTTTTCTTCACGCAGTTGATGAAATAGCTAGTTTTTCCTTTCAATTCTCATTTAACGTAAAGTCATTACTGGGAGGGTTCGCTTTTGTTCTTTCTTATGGATTACTAGTATTATACAAAACGTTTGATGAAAAAAAAGTACGCCCAAATGAAGAATATGGAAGTGCAAAATGGGGGAAATTTCGAGATATCAAACCATTTTTGGCGAAGAAAAAGAGTTTTAATATCATATTGACTAAAACAGAGAGTTTATCCCTGTCAGGACGAATGAAAATTACTGGTAAAGATAATTTTAACCGTAACAAAAATGTCGTTGTGGTTGGAGGAGCCGGTAGTGGTAAGACGCGATTTTATGTAAAACCGAATCTGATGCAAATGCATTCTTCCTATGTAGTCAGTGATTCCAAAGGATTGTTATTGATGGAAACAGGAAAAATGTTTGAGGAAGCGGGTTACAATATCAAAGTCTTTGATTTGATCAATCGGCGTGACACCCATCACTACAATCCATTTAAATACATAAGAACGGAAGACGATATTCTAAAAATCGTAAATAATTTGATTAAAAACACTTCAAATCCTGATAAAAAAGGTGGCGATGATTTCTGGGAAAAGGCAGAGACTGCTTTATTAATGGCGATTTTTAGCTATTTGATCCAAGAAGTCGTTGAAGAAGATCGCACATTAGGAAATGTGATTGAATTGGTACGTCTAGCAGATATTGACGAAAATGTTCCTGGATTCGTCAGTCCTTTAGACGTGCTGTTCAATGAGTTAGAAGAGAAAGATCCAACAAACTTCGCGGTTGCGCAATATAAAATTTTCAAACTATCAGGGGATAAGACGACCAAGAGTATTTTAGTTAGTTTAGGGGTAAGGTTGTCTCCGTTTGATATTCCTAGTATCAAAGACTTGGTCTCTAAAGATACATTAGAATTGGACACTATTGGGGATCGGAAAACGATTTTGTACATCTTACTGCCAGATACAGATACCAGTTTTAACTTCTTAGCCAGTATGATGTACCAACAGCTCTTTGATATGCTGGTCTACAAAGCAGATAATATTTATAAAGGACGCTTACCATGTCATGTTCGCTGTATTCTAGATGAATTTGCCAATATTGGTCAAATTCCGGATTTTGAGAAAGTTATTTCGGTTATTCGAAGTCGAGAAATCTCAACAAATGTGATCTTACAAAATATTAGTCAGTTAAAAACGTTGTATAAAGACACTTGGGAAACCATCATCGGTACGAGTGACGTCTTTTTATATTTAGGTGGGATGGAACAAAGTACGCATGAATATATTTCTAAACTTTTAGGTAAAGAAACGATCGAACAAAGAAATATCAGTGTCACTAAAGGCTCAAATGGATCATTCAATGAAAGTTTCCAAAAGTTGGGGCGTAATTTGATGGACCCCGATGAAGTAGCCAGTTTGAAAGGGCAACAATGTATTTTAAAAATACGTGGAGCAAATCCTTTCCTGTCTGAAAAATATGACATTGTCAAACATAAAAACTATAAAAAATTAGGGGATGTGACAGACTCATATATGTATGAACGTAATCTCTCTACACCTTCCACTACGTAA